In Gammaproteobacteria bacterium, the DNA window CTCGGTAATCTCCAGCGGCCATAAAGTCACCGGGTGCGCCGTGCGATATTCGCAGGAGGTTTGTTCGCCTTTCCCTAACAGACTGCGCAGTTCAGCATCCCGGGGAATCACAAAACCCTGTTCCAGCGCCCCCTCGGTAGGGTCTGGCAGAAAACGCGCGATGGCCATGGAAGGCGTCGGCGCCAGATAATGCGGATAGAGAACCTCCAGTAAATGCTGGGTGAACTGGGGAAACTCGGCGTCCATCTTGAGCTGCACCCGCGCCGCCAGGAAACTGAAACCCTCCAGCAGGCGTTCTACATATGGGTCGGCGCATTCAAAACCTTCCAACCCCAAGCGTCCGGCGATTTTCGGGAACTCGCGGGCAAATTCGCCCCCCAGTTCACGTACAAATTGCAGCTCTCGGTTGTAGTATTGAAGCAGGCGGGGGTCCATCAGCGCACCCTCGACTTGCGGGTTTCCTCTTCGACTTTCACCTGACCGCTTTCCAGGTCAATCTCGGTTTTCAAATACAATTGTTGCGGCAAAGGCTGTCCCCATAGTTCGCCTTCAATTTCAAAGGTCAGAGCGTTATGACTCATCTGCGCGGCGGTCAGGTTCGCCCGGACGCGCAAAGTGCCCCGCAAAATGCGCGGCTCGAAATCGATCACCGACTGCCGCAGCAAATTTTCCAGCATGTTCAGATCAAGAATGCGCACCGTCATGCCCGCCAGCGGCGGGATGCCAAAGTTGAGCACGGAACTGGCGGCTAGAGGATAGCGCTCCATTTGTTCAGGACTGAACGGACGCCCGGCGTTGAACAGCCAGGCCAGATCGCGCAGCACGCACTCCCGCAACCGGCTCATGGACAAGACCCGCTTTTCGCGGGATTCCTGCAGCTGATCAGGCTCCTCATCGGTCAACCGATCGAGCAACGAAGGCTGCAAGCGTTCCTGGGGCGTGAGTTCAGCCACGGGAGCGGGGGGAAATCATCATCACGCGGGGGATTCCGCTGGAGGAACATCCACCGCCGGTTCAGCAGCGGCATCGCCCAGCCGCAACAGGCGGGCGTCCAGCAACGGATATTCTCCTTCGTCTGTCGCCAGCATGCGCTGTCCCAGGCCG includes these proteins:
- the tssE gene encoding type VI secretion system baseplate subunit TssE, which codes for MAELTPQERLQPSLLDRLTDEEPDQLQESREKRVLSMSRLRECVLRDLAWLFNAGRPFSPEQMERYPLAASSVLNFGIPPLAGMTVRILDLNMLENLLRQSVIDFEPRILRGTLRVRANLTAAQMSHNALTFEIEGELWGQPLPQQLYLKTEIDLESGQVKVEEETRKSRVR